A window of Lepidochelys kempii isolate rLepKem1 chromosome 1, rLepKem1.hap2, whole genome shotgun sequence contains these coding sequences:
- the LOC140895578 gene encoding olfactory receptor 52R1-like has translation MQETPFCLRVGHLLPYSMSDSNTTNFTNPSTFILLGIPGLEVAHVWISIPFCAMYAIAMLGNFTILFIVKIELNLHEPMYYFLCMLAVSDLVLSMSILPKTLTIFWFNSREIDFNACLTQLYFIHCFFMIESGIFVAMALDRYEAICHPLRHSTILTNPVVVKIGLAVMLHGGIVVLLYLLLARQWPYCRTNIIPQTHCEHMAVMKLACTNTHVSSYYGLFVVFCVTGLDVVFITMSYTQILRAIFSLPTKDARLKTFEICGSHLCAISAFYIPRLFSSLTSRFGQNMPLYFHILSTNVYLLVSPMLNPIIYGIKTKEIWAGSSNTLLRKALKFSPGPLVLRLSFVGSWLVTGCWAVFPESLAGQRDIKSFPDHTVLCQCDKPFNS, from the coding sequence ATGCAAGAGACACCGTTCTGCCTCAGAGTTGGACACCTTCTCCcctactccatgtcagattccaacacCACCaacttcaccaacccctccaccttcatcctgctgggcattcctgggcTGGAGGTGGCccatgtctggatctccatccccttctgtgcCATGTACGCCATAGCCATGTTGGGGAACTTCACCATCCTGTTCATTGTGAAGATAGAGCTGAacctccatgagcccatgtactatttcctctgcatgctggctgTTTCTGACCTGGTCCTGTCTATGTCCATCCTGCCCAAAACACTGAccatcttctggttcaattccagggagatcgATTTCAATGCCTGCCTCACCCAACTGTACTTCATTCACTGCTTCTTCATGATTGAATCTGGGATTTTTGTGGCCATGGCGTTGGATCGTTACGAGGCCATCTGccatcccctgagacattccaccatCCTGACAAACCCGGTGGTGGTCAAGATTGGCCTCGCTGTGATGCTGCATGGTGGCATAGTTGTACTGCTCTATCTCCTCCTGGCCAGGCagtggccatattgcagaaccaacatTATTCCCCAAACGCACTGCGAGCACATGGCCGTCATGAAGCTGGCCTGCACCAACACCCACGTCAGTAGTTACTATGGCCTGTTTGTGGTATTCTGTGTAACTGGTCTGGATGTGGTTTTTATCACCATGTCTTATAcccagatcctcagggccatcttcagcctccccacaaaggaTGCCAGGCTCAAGACGTTTGAGATCTGCGGCTCTCACCTCTGTGCTATCTCAGCCTTTTACATCCCACGTCTCTTTTCCTCCCTCACATCCCGGTTTGGCCAGAATATGCCCCTGTATTTCCACATTCTCAGCACTAATGTATATCTACTGGTGTCCCCCATGCTAAACCCCATTATCTATGGGATAAAGACCAAAGAGATCTGGGCAGGATCCTCCAACACTTTACTCAGAAAGGCACTAAAGTTTTCTCCTGGTCCTCTGGTTCTCAGACTGAGCTTTGTGGGGAGCTGGCtggtgacagggtgctgggccgTCTTTCCTGAATCGTTGGCTGGCCAAAGAGACATTAAATCCTTTCCTGACCATACTGTGCTGTGTCAGTGTGACAAACCCTTTAACTCATAA